In Clostridium cagae, one genomic interval encodes:
- the rph gene encoding ribonuclease PH, whose amino-acid sequence MRIDGRKNEQTRHVKVTRHYTKYAEGSVYIEVGDTKVLCNVSIEDKVPPFMKGTGSGWITAEYNMLPRSTETRKIRDIARLKIDGRTMEIQRLIGRALRSVVDLKALGEKTLWIDCDVIQADGGTRTTAISGAFIALVDAVNKLHKIKPFKIYPIRSFVAAVSVGIVNEEKILDLCYQEDSKAKVDMNIIMTDEGSFVEVQGTGEESPYTRAELNELLDLGEKGIKQMINVQKESLKMDSLWIGTGGNN is encoded by the coding sequence TTGAGAATTGATGGAAGAAAAAATGAGCAAACAAGACATGTTAAAGTGACAAGGCATTATACAAAGTATGCAGAAGGTTCAGTATATATAGAAGTAGGCGATACAAAAGTTTTATGTAATGTCTCTATTGAAGATAAAGTTCCACCATTTATGAAGGGAACAGGATCAGGATGGATTACAGCAGAATATAATATGCTTCCAAGATCAACAGAAACAAGAAAGATAAGAGATATTGCAAGATTGAAAATAGATGGCAGAACAATGGAGATACAAAGACTTATAGGAAGAGCTTTGAGATCTGTTGTAGATTTAAAGGCTTTAGGTGAGAAGACATTATGGATTGATTGTGATGTTATTCAAGCTGATGGTGGCACAAGAACTACAGCTATTTCAGGGGCATTTATAGCATTAGTTGACGCTGTTAATAAATTGCACAAAATAAAGCCTTTTAAAATATATCCTATCAGAAGTTTTGTTGCAGCAGTAAGTGTTGGTATAGTTAATGAAGAAAAAATATTAGATTTGTGTTATCAGGAAGATTCAAAAGCAAAGGTAGATATGAATATAATTATGACTGATGAAGGTAGCTTTGTTGAAGTTCAAGGTACTGGAGAAGAGAGTCCATATACTAGAGCTGAGTTAAATGAGTTATTAGATTTAGGAGAAAAAGGAATAAAACAAATGATTAATGTTCAAAAAGAATCATTAAAAATGGATTCTCTTTGGATTGGTACAGGAGGTAATAATTAA
- a CDS encoding metallophosphoesterase, with amino-acid sequence MLIAVISDTHRVSNYIKMANEYIKEADIVIHLGDNVEDAEEISKEFNGEVYIVSGNCDYKDKYPKEGIIDIEGSRIFFTHGDLYGVKYGLNNIYYKTKELGADIALFGHTHISMIEKYDDVILMNPGSLSLPRNRGRHIGFIEVEKGVKPSVYLKEMVI; translated from the coding sequence ATGTTAATTGCAGTAATAAGTGATACTCATAGAGTGAGCAATTATATAAAAATGGCTAATGAATATATAAAAGAAGCTGATATTGTCATACATTTAGGAGATAATGTTGAAGATGCAGAAGAAATATCTAAAGAATTTAATGGTGAAGTCTATATAGTAAGTGGAAATTGTGATTATAAAGACAAATATCCTAAAGAAGGAATTATAGATATAGAGGGAAGTAGAATATTTTTTACTCATGGTGATTTATACGGTGTTAAATATGGTTTGAATAATATTTATTATAAAACAAAAGAGTTAGGAGCAGATATAGCTCTTTTTGGACATACCCATATTTCAATGATAGAAAAATATGATGATGTAATATTAATGAATCCAGGCAGTTTGTCATTACCAAGAAACAGGGGAAGACATATAGGATTTATTGAGGTAGAAAAAGGAGTTAAACCCAGTGTTTATCTAAAAGAAATGGTTATATAA
- a CDS encoding XTP/dITP diphosphatase — MKKLILASNNIKKIKEMKELLKDLNIEIKSLNEENIDIDVEEDGSTFEENAKKKAKEIYDFLKSRNERNFLVLSDDSGLEVDYLNGAPGIYSARYAGEHGNDKKNNEKLLSELSSVPTSKRTAKFVCQIAMFDEDGRYYSITGDANGCILEKPQGDDGFGYDPLFLYRPLNKTFAELTLEEKNDISHRGVALKKLKGTILNLISE, encoded by the coding sequence ATGAAAAAACTTATTTTAGCTAGTAATAATATAAAGAAAATAAAAGAAATGAAAGAATTATTAAAAGATTTAAATATTGAAATAAAATCTTTAAATGAAGAAAATATAGATATAGATGTAGAAGAAGATGGTAGTACATTTGAAGAAAATGCGAAGAAAAAGGCTAAAGAAATATATGATTTTTTAAAATCAAGAAATGAAAGAAATTTTTTAGTTCTTAGTGATGATTCAGGATTAGAAGTTGATTATTTAAATGGTGCACCAGGGATATATTCAGCTAGATATGCAGGAGAGCATGGTAATGACAAAAAAAATAATGAAAAATTATTGAGCGAATTATCAAGTGTTCCTACTAGTAAAAGAACTGCTAAATTTGTGTGTCAAATAGCGATGTTTGATGAAGATGGAAGATATTATTCAATAACTGGAGATGCAAATGGTTGTATTTTAGAAAAGCCACAAGGAGATGATGGCTTTGGATATGATCCTTTATTTTTATATAGACCATTAAATAAGACCTTTGCAGAGTTAACTTTAGAAGAAAAGAATGATATAAGCCATAGAGGAGTGGCTTTGAAAAAATTAAAGGGCACAATATTAAACCTTATAAGTGAATAG